Sequence from the Paraburkholderia acidiphila genome:
ACGAAACCTGTGCGCACCTGATCACGGGCAAGACCGTGCCCGAAGCCGCGCAGATCCTGGGCGTGCAGGTGGCAACCGCCGAGTCGTACGTGAAGCGCGCCTTCGCGAAACTGGGCGTGCGTACCAAGCGCGAGCTGATCGCGTGGGGTCACGCCGGGGTTTAGGCGCAGCTTTTACCTGCCTCATTTGCCTGATTAAGGGCTTGCATACATCGAATCGCATCGATGTAAACAACACAACTTCAATATCTGGCGGCACGGCATCTCCCCTACCATCGCCCGATCGATTTGACTCTAACGATCGGAGACACACCAGATGGAGCGCCAGTTCAACCAGCCGCTGGGCGGCAACGAGATGCCGCGTTTCGGCGGCATCGCCACCATGATGCGCCTGCCGCAGGCCGAGACCACCGAGGGCCTCGACGTCTGCTTCGTGGGCGTGCCGCTCGATATCGGCACCTCGAACCGCTCCGGCGCGCGCTTCGGGCCGCGCCAGATCCGCTCGGAATCGGTGCTGCTGCGGCCGTACAACATGGCCACGCGCGCGGCGCCGTTCGATTCGCTGCAGGTGGCCGATATCGGTGACGTCGCAACCAACCCGTACGACCTGAAGGATTCGATTCGTCTGATCGAAGCCGCGTACGACCGCATCGTCGAGACCGGCTGCCGCCCGATCACGCTCGGCGGCGATCACACGATCGCATGGCCGATCCTGCGCGCGCTGCACAAGAAGTACGGCAAGGTCGCCGTCGTTCATATCGACGCGCACGCCGACGTGAACGACACCATGTTCGGCGAAAAGATCGCGCACGGCACGCCGTTTCGCCGCGCCGTCGAAGATGGCCTCCTGCAATGCGACAAGGTCACGCAAATCGGCCTGCGCGGCACCGGCTATCACGCAGAAGATTTCGACTGGTGCCGCAAGCAGGGCTTTACCGTCGTGCAAGCCGAGGCCTGCTGGAACCGCTCGCTTGCGCCGCTCATGGAAGAAGTGCGCGCACGCGTGGGCGACACGCCCGTGTACCTGAGCTTCGATATCGACGGACTCGATCCCGCTTTCGCGCCCGGCACCGGCACGCCCGAAGTGGGCGGGCTCACCGTGCAGCAGGGCCTCGAAATCGTGCGCGGCATGAAGGGGCTCAACGTGGTGGGCGCCGATCTTGTCGAAGTCTCGCCGCCGTACGACCAAGCGGGCACGACCGCGCTCGTGGGCGCGAATCTCGCCTTTGAAATGCTTTGCATCATGCCCGGCGTGGCTTACCGCTAGGGCGCGAGGAGAAACAACATGGCTACGAATACCGAACGTCAGATCGACGGCGAGGCCTTTGTGCTGCCCGCCGCAATGATTGCGGGCGCAACCTTTTGCGCGGCGGACCGCGAAGTGTGCTCGCGCATCTGCAACGCGGCGACGGGCGAAACTATCGGCTGGCAGGAGCACGCCACGGCCGAGATCGTCGATCGCGCCGTGCACGCCGCGCACGATGCGCTGATCGCCTGGCGCCACACGACGCCCGCCGCGCGCGGCAAGCTGCTGCGCAAGATCGCCGAACTGCTGGAAGCCGACCGCGCACGCCTCGCCGCCATGCAGATGCAGGTGAGCGGCAAGCCGCCGTTCGAAGCGGACCTCGACGTGAGCGACGCCATCGCGACGTTCACCTACTACGCGGGCCTGTGCGAAGACGCGTCGGTGTTCGCCGCCGAACCGGTCGCGCTGCCGGACGATGCGCTGCTGGCCGAACGCATGCACGAACCGGTTGGCGTCGCGGCGCTGATCGTGCCGTGGAACTTCCCGATGGTCACGACCGCATGGAAACTCGCGCCGGCGCTGGCCGCGGGCTGCACGGTCGTCATCAAGCCTTCGGAACTCACCTCGCCCACCGAGCACATGCTCGCCGAGATTGTGAGCGAAGCGGGCGTGCCCGATGGCGTCGTGAATGTGGTCAACGGCGGCGGCGAAGTCGGCGCATGGCTGACGACGCATCCGCTCGTCGACAAGATCTCGTTCACCGGCAGCACGGCGTCGGGCCGCAAGGTCATGCAGGCCGCCGCGCAGGACATGAAGCGCCTCACGCTCGAACTGGGCGGCAAGTCCGCGCTGATCGTGCGCGAAGATGCCGACGTGGTGCAAGCCGTCTCGCTCGCGGTGGGTGGCGCGTTTGCCAACGCAGGGCAGATGTGCTCGGCAACGGCGCGCATTCTCGTGCACGACAATGTGTATCGCAAGTTCATGGCCGCCTTCGAAACAGCGGTGCGAGCCGTGGTCGTCGCGCCGCCGCAGGGTGCCGACGTGGCGATGGGACCGCTCATCAGCGCCGCGCAGCACGCGCGCGTGGCGGCGCTGGTGGCGCAAGGCGTCGAAGCGGGCGCACAGATCGCGTTCGCGGGTCAGCTCGATCCCGCATGCGCCGAAGGCTTCTTCATGGCGCCCGTCGTCATCGCGGAACCCGCAGCCGACAACGTGCTGTGGACCGACGAGATCTTCGGGCCCGTCGCCTGCGTGAAATCATTCCGTTCGGATGACGAAGCAATCGCCCTCGCCAACGATACGCGCTACGGACTGGTCGCCACGGTCGTGACGAGCGATGAAAAGGCCGCGCGACGTTACAAGGCGCAGCTTCGCGCCGGGCTCGTCTGGGTCAACACCCCGCAACTGATCTTTCCGCAAGTGTGCTGGGGCGGCTTCGGCCTGAGCGGCATTGGCCGCGAGCTGGGTGTTGCGGGTTTGCGCAGTTATCAGGAATTGCGTCATACGATGGGGCTGCGCGCCTGATCGCTTCCTGCCGGCTTCACACTGGCCTTACCACGGCCTCGCACGCAATGTGCGAGGCTGCGGCGCTTTGACAGGCGGCGCACCGGGAATGGCGGCTTGCGTGGCATAATCCACGCACTATTTCCGTCGATTCCATCCATTCGCCGTGCGCCGATTCCATCTCAGGCTGGGCAGTCTACTGGGGACGCTTGCGCTCCTCATGGCGACGCTCGCGCCTGTGGTATCGCACCTGCTTTCCGCCCAGGCCATGCAGATGGCGCCAGGCACCGTGGAACGCGCGCCCTGCGGCATGCCGTCGATGGCGCGCCACGTTCACGGCGCGAGTGGCGAAGCAGGCACACACGCAACGCCGGGCGACATGCAGGACTGCGGCTATTGCAGCTTCTTCGCACACCTGCCCGTCGTCTCCGGCGTACCCGTAGCACTGTTTGTCGTTGGCAAACTCGTGCAGGCCCGCATCGAGGCGCAGTTCGAAAGCGTTCGTCTCGCCGCGCCCGCGAGCCACATCCACGCACGCGCCCCACCCCTGTCCTGACCGGAACGATCATGCCAACCCCGGACGATACGCCTCGCGTGTCGCCGGGCCTGCACACGCGCCCCAGTGAGTTGCGCGCGTGCATCGCTCCTCGACAGGACACCTCATGTCTGACCAATTACCGTCCGGCCGCATGGCGCCGGGCGTGCCTGCACGCATTCGCGCGATCAGCCGCATGATCGGCTGCGCGTTGCTGCTCGGACCGTGCGCGGCCCATGCGCACGCCATCGCGGGCGACCGCGTATTTCCCTCCACGCTTTCCGTCGACGACCCCGGCGTAGGCGACGAAGCCAACCTCGAATTCGGGCACCAGCGCGTGCCGGGCGACGCCGGCGACCAAAGCATCAACACGTTCAGCTTCGAGTACGACAAGCTCATCACGCCGCGGCTCGCCTTCTCCGTGGACGGCGGCTACGTCATGCAGAACAACCCCACCGCGCGCGGCTTCGACAACTTCGGCGTGGGCCTGAAGTACCTGCTCTACGTGAACGACGCGCATGAATTCATGACGTCGGTGGGCGTGGATGCCGAACTCGGCGGCACGGGTAGCCGCGCGATCGCCGACAACTTCTCGACAATCTCGCCCACGATCTTCGCCGGCAAAGGCATGGGCGACCTGCCCGACTCGCTCGCGTGGCTGCGGCCCATCGCCATCACCGGCGAAGCGGGACCGTCGTTCACGACAGGCGGTGGTCAGCCGAATTCGTTCGACTACGGCTTCACGTTCCAGTACAGCCTGCCCTACCTGCAACAGCACGTACACGACCTCGGCTTGCCGCAGCCGTTCTCCAACCTCATCCCCCTCGTCGAAGTGCCCCTTTCGCGCAGCCAGGGACAAACAACCGGGACCGTCAACCCGGGCTTCATCTGGATGAACCGCTACGGCCAGCTCGGCATCGAAGCGCAGATCCCGATCAACCGGGCGAGCGGCTCGCACGTCGGCATCCTCGCGCAGGTGCACATCTTCTTCGACGATGTCGCGCCGCGCACGATCGGCAAGCCGCTTTTCCAGTAAGCCCGCACATTCACACAGGAATATCGCCATGAAACTCGCTACATTGCGCACGGCTGTCGCCACGGTCGCGCTGGTCGCCGCACACCTCGCCTGGGCCCACGCTTATCCGAAACATCAGGAACCGCCTGCCGGGTCGACAGCGCCGGCCACGCTCGACGCCGTTGTGATCGACTTCGACGATGGGCTCGAACCCGCGTTCAGTTCCATCGACGTCACCAACGCGCAAGGCAAGTCCGTTATTCGCGAGAAGGCCAAGGTCGATGCGAACAACAGCAAGCGCATGTCGGTCGCGCTGAATCCGTTGACGCCTGGAAAGTATTCGGTGGTGTGGGTCGCGGTTGCCGCCGATGGGCACCGCACGACCGGACATTACTCGTTCGACGTGAAGTGAACACGTAAAGATGAAATGAGGCCGTGCTGCGATTTCGTGCGAGATTGCAGCACGGCCCGTTCGTGATATCCGGGTGGCTCGCCTGCTTACTGCGGGGTGGTTGCGGTAAAGGCTTCGGGCGAACCGTTCAACGCGTCGTACAGTTCCCCAACGGGCACGTCGCCCATTTCGTTATGGATATAGCGGGTAAATGCGCGATCGTACAGCGCGCGCCCGGCGTCGGTGTCCATCGTCATGTCGAAGCCGTTGAGAACCAGACCGGCGATCTCGTCGGCTTCGAGCAGGATGTGTTCAGCTTTCTTTCGTTCCATGGTGGTGCTCCGGCACAGCAGTGTCATGGAATTTTAGGGGCAATGGCGCGGAAGCGGTGGCGAAATAAACAGGGGCGATTCGGCTTTGGGTCAACGCGTCACAGGCATTGGCTCCGAGCGCCGGGGCGGGCGTGATACGGTGGTGCTTCTTCTGGAGGCACGTTCTATGCGTCGAAAAAATACTTTCGCTTTACTGGCCGCCGTTGCATTGGCCAGTGCGCTTGCCGCCTGCGCCAATCCTTCGCGCAATGAGGCATCGACTATGCCCGGCGCCGATCGCGATGCGCATGGGTGCATCGGCTCGGCCGGATATTCGTGGTGTGAGGCTACGCAACGTTGCGAACGGCCCTGGGAACTGGCGAAACAGAAGGGCTTCGCCGTGTCCGAGGAACAGTTCGCGCGATACTGTACGAGTCCATCTTCCAACTGAAGTGAAGCGAAGATCACCGCTACACGCGCCGTGTCGAGTCCACGACATCGGCAGCCAGCATGGCAACGAGTTCGCGAGTGAACAGCGGAAGCTCCGCCACACTGCGCACGCAGATGTTCAGGTGCCGCTCCGCCCACTCGTCCTTGAGCGCGACCATGACGATATCCTTCACGCGTGCATGCTTCCACGCGACCGAGGCCGGCACGATCCCTATGCCCGCGCCGGCGGCGATCATCCGGCATGCCGCGTCGAACGAACCTACCTCGATACGTATTCTGAGCGCCCTGCCAAGCGCGGCCGCGGCGCGGTGAACGAACGCGTGAATGGCGCTTGACGCGGGCAGGTCGACAAAATCGTTGTCCAGCGTTTCGGCGAAGTTCACCGCTTCACGTTGGGCAAGCGAATGATCTGGCCGGGTCACCAGCACCAGTCTTTCGTTCTGGTACGGGAGCATCTCGAGCTGGCCCGCATCGATGTTGCCGGCGACGATGCCGATATCCGCGAGGTTGCCGGTCACCCCTCGCACGATATCGTCGCTGGGCGCTTCGCGCAGTTCGACGTTCACATGGGCGTGCTCGCATAGAAAACGACCCAGCGTGTCGGGCAGTGCGCCGGTAATGGCCGTCGTATTGGTCCAGACCCGGATGTGGCCGGTCATCCCACTGCCGAACTGTTCGATGTCCCCGGCGAGCCGCTCCACCTGTTCGCGCATCAACAACGCATGACGGATAAAGCACTCGCCCGCCGGCGTCGGAATCATGCCCTGGCTGGTTCTGTACAACAGCCGCACGCCCAGAAAGTCCTCGAGATTTTTCAGGCGGCTGCTGGCTGCCGGGGCCGACATGTGACAGAGGTTCGCGGCGCGAGCGAGATTGGCTGTCTCGCCAAGCGCCGTGAGCAAGCGCAGATCGACGAAATCAAAATGCATGGTGGCTTTCGGGTTGTTTGATCGCTGCTTCCTGCAGGCCCGGCGCGGACACGGCTTCGAGCGTCTGGCCGCTCGCCTCGACCCGAAGGAGAAGCAACGCGACGCACAGCGCCACCAGCACGCACGCGACCATCGCTACCACGCCCGATACCCCAAACTGCGAATAGAGCAGGACGGCGAGATAAGGCGTGCACATCGATGCAGCGCGCCCGCACGTGCCCGCCACGCCGGTGCCGCGCAGACGGTGCGTGGTCGGAAACAACTCCGGGATATAGACGAACAGACCGAGCGTGCAGACCGTGTAGAGCGCGGTCACCAACGCGAACCCCATCACGGAGATGGCGACGGGATCGCGCATCTGCACGTAGAAGTATCCGAGCACGATCGAGACCAGCGCGCTGGCGATCAGCGCCCTGCGACGGCCTAGACGGTCCGCGACGGCAAAGCCGACGACGGCCCCCATGGGTGCGCCGAACGACATGAGGAACACGAACCCGAGCGAACGCGTGATGCTCAGCCCCTCATTGACGAAGAACGCCGGCAACCACGCGACGAAACCGTAGAGGGACACGTTCACCGCAATGGCGGTGAGCGCTGCCACGAAAGTCCGCCCTTTCATGCCGGGCGCGAAGAGCGCGGAGAACGGCGCGGCGGAACTCTCGTGGCTCGTCACCCGGGTAACAGGCGGCAAGGCGCCGCCCGTGTGCCGTTCGACCTCTTGCTCGATGGCGGTTACCGTCCGCTCGGCTTCCTCCAGCCGGCCCACGGTCTCCAGCCAGCGCGGCGACTCCGGCATGCGATGACGCAGCGCCCAAACGACGATGGCGCCCACGCCCGCGATCGCGAACATGTAACGCCAGCCCAGATGAGGAATGACCCAGTAGCCCACGGCCGTGGCCGCGAGCAGACCCGAATTGGTGATGAGCGCGAGCAACGACGTCCAGCGGCCGCGGCTGGCCGGTGGCACGAACTCGCACAGCGTGCCGGCGGCGACCACGAGTTCCGCGCCGAGGCCGACGCCCATGATGAAGCGCAGCAGGATCAGCCAGTAGATATTGGGCGCGAACGCGGCAATGAACGACGCGCCGCCGAAAATGGCGAGGTTGGCCTGGTACGAGAAGCGGCGGCCGAAGCGGTCGCCGAGGTAGCCCGAAAGGCCCGCGCCGATCATCATGCCAAGGAACGTCGCCGACAAAAAGAACGAGCCGACGCGCAGGTCGGCGAAACCGGTCTTGACCATGGCCGCCAATGCGCCATTGGCGAGATAGATGTCGAACGCATCGAGAAATGCGCCCGCGCTGATCAAGCCAAGAATTTTCCAGTGAAACCGGCTGATGGGTAGCCGGTCGAGCCGGGCGCCGGAATTGACGATTGCCATGCTGTCTCCTGTGTTGGGTCTGGCCCGGCGCAACGCTGATCGATGCGTCTGGCACCGCCATAGGACGCAGCGGCTTGCGCAGCCGGATTTGGCTGCCAGACTGCTCGCAATACACGGAGAGGGGAATTCGTTTTTCTGGAATGGGGAATTTCAGCCAGACTAACGGCTGTCGGATTCAAGGCGAACGTGGCGAGGTCGCAGCACGCGCACGCCGCTGTTTGGGCACGCTTTTTCCAGTGATTTGAATCACATCGCGCTCTAGCGCGGGCGGCAATTCCGCTTTCAATAACTCGACCCATGCGCGGGTCTTGGCTTCGAGAAACTTCCGCGAAGGCATCAGCACATACACGCCTACATCGGGCGAGCGCCATTGCGGCAGAACATGCACGAGCTCTCCGCTGCGTATCCTGTCCACCGCCGCGAAGCCCGGCAGCAGCGCAATGCCCAGGCCGCTGCACGCCGCCTGCACGACCGCTTCGGGCTTGTCCGCGACCAGTGGACCCTCGGGTTGCACCGAATGGGTCGTCTTGCCGTCGGTCAGTTCCCAATGCAGCGTGGTCGACGGATTCACGAGACGCAGGCACGCATGTCCAGCGAGATCCGCCACGGTCCTCGGCGCGCCATGCCGCTTGAGGTAGCCGGGCGTCGCACATAGCACGCCGTGGACCTCGCCAAGCCGCTGCGCGACCAGACTCGAATCGGGCAGACTGCTCGTGAGATACACGCTCACATCCACACCTTCGGCCAGCAGATTCGGTACGTACTGCGAAGCGCTATATTCCACGCTCACCGCTGGGTACTGCGCGCAATACTTCGTCACGAGCGGCACCACGTAGCGGTCGCCGAAGCTCGCCATGCACAGCACCCGCAGCCTCCCGGTCGGCGCCATGCGAGCGCCGCCCGCCTCCCCTTCTGCTTCCGCCACCAGATCGAGGATCGTGCGGCACTGATTCGCGTAGCGCTCGCCCGCGCTCGTGACCGACATGCGCCGCGTGGTTCGCTGCAGCAGCTTCGTTTGCAAACGATTCTCCAGCTCCGATACGAGCCGCGAGACCTGCGCCGTTGTCAGCTGCATGTGCTCCGAGGCCGCCGTGAAACTCCCGGCATCCACCACACGCACGAAGGCGGTCATCGCGTGCAGCAATCCGTAGTCGAGATTCTTGCGCATGACGTAATAAATTTTCAGATCAGACTGTATTTTTGCATGGTAGCCGGATAGTTAGGATCAGTGCGTACGTCGATGCATGACGTCTGGGCCCCAAGGCAACCGCAGGGGCAAAGCTTCTTACAGGTTTGTTACTGAGGTGATCCAAAATGAATGGCGCTGAAAGTCTGTTGCGTTCGCTGGTCGCAAGTGGTGTGGACATGTGTTTCGGGAACCCCGGCACGTCGGAGATGCATTTCGTGGCGGCACTCGATTCGGTCGAAGGCATGCGGCCGATACTCGGCCTTTTCGAGGGCGTTGTCACCGGCGCCGCCGACGGCTACGGCCGTATGGCCGGCAAGCCCGCCGCCACGCTGCTCCACCTCGGGCCGGGCCTCGCCAACGGACTCGCCAACCTTCACAACGCCCGCCGCGCGTCGAGCCCGGTCGTCAACATCGTCGGCGATCATGCGTCGACGCATGCGCGCTACGAAGCACCGCTCACTTCCGATATCAAGGGCTTTGCGCGTCCGGTTTCGAGCTGGATCCACTCGTCGAGCAGTGCATTGACGGTTGGGGCCGACGCCGCGCGCGCCGTGCAGGCCTCCATGGCCGACGGCGGCCAGATCGCCACGCTGATCCTGCCCGCCGACACGGCCTGGTCGCAAGCCGATGGCGTGGCGGCACCGCTGCCCGTGCAGGCGCCCGCGCTCGTGAGCGACGGCACCATCGAGCGGATTGCGGCACTCGCCCAGAGCGGCGTGCGCACCGCCTTCCTGCTTCGAGGCCAGGCATTGCAGGAGCGCGGCCTGCGCGCCGCCGGCAAGATCGCCGCGAAAACGGGTGCCCGCTTGCTGTGCGACACATTCGCGCCGCGCGTGGCGCGCGGCGCCGGGCGTGAGGTGGTCGAGCGTCTGCCCTATTTCGCCGAACAGGTGGTTGAATTCCTGGCCGGCACCGAGTTGATCGTGCTGGTCGGCGCGCAGCCGCCGGTGAGCTTCTTCGCCTACCCGGACAAGCCGAGCTGGCTCACGCCGGAGGGCTGCCGCATCGCCGTGCTTTCGCATCCGCACGAAGACGGCCCGGGCGCGCTCGAAGCGCTTGTCGAGGCGCTCGGCGCCCAGCATGCCATCGCCCGAATCAACGCCCGCACGGCCGTCGAGTTTTCGCCCGAGGGCGCGCTCGATGGCGAATCGATCATGCGCAGCGTCGCGAAGCATCTGCCCGACAACGCCATCATCACCGAAGAGTCGTCGCTCGCGATGGCGTACTCGGGCCTGCTCGAAACCGCGGCTCCGCATGACCTGCTGGCGCTCACCGGCGGCGCAATCGGCTGCCTGATGCCCGTTTCGATCGGCGCGAGCGTGGCGTGCCCGGAGCGCAAAGTTGTCAACCTTCAGGGCGACGGCAGCGCCATGTACACGCTTCAGTCACTCTGGACGCAAGCGCGGGAAAAGCTCGACGTCGTGACGGTCATCTACGCGAACCGCGGCTACAAGATCCTCGCGAACGAACTCAAGCGAGTGGGCGCGCGCACGGACGGCGCGCACGCCGCTTCCATGTTCGATCTGCAGGATCCGTCGCTCGACTGGGTTGCATTGGCACAAGGCATGGGCGTGGAAGCCGTACGCACCGAGTCGCGTGCGGATTTCGACGCCGCGTTCGCCGCGGCGATGAAGCGCCGCGGCCCTATGCTGATCGAAGCCGTGATCTAGGCGCAGCGTTTGCGTCCCACGCATTCAACGAGCGATTCCATTTTCTGATGAGGTTAAGGATGTCAAAGCAATTCAGCCTGCCCGCCGAAGCGACAGCCGCGCAGATCCGCGCGCAACTCGATGCCATGAAAGCGGCGCAACTCAAGGAGGGGCCGCCCTCGCTGGCCGTTCGTCGCGACCGTATCGACCGCGCGATCGATCTGCTGCGTTCGAACAAGGACGCGCTGGTCGAAGCGATCAATGCGGACTATAGCTGCCGAGGCAAACAGCAAACGCTGCTGGCCGATATCCTCGCTTCGATCGAAGGCCTGCGCTTCAATCGCGAACATCTCGAAGCATGGATGGCGCAGCCGGCGACGGCCGAGCCGTTTCCGGGCGTCAAGGCCCGCGTCGAGTATCAGCCGCTCGGCGTCGTGGGCATCATCAGTCCGTGGAATTTTCCCGTCGTGCTGGCGTTCGGGCCGCTTGGCGGCGCGTTCGCGGCGGGCAACCGGGCCCTCCTCAAACCCTCGGAACTGACGCCGCAAACATCGGAACTGCTGGCCGAATTGATTGCCCGTTATTTCGACAGCGACGAACTGACCACCGTGCTCGGCGGGGCCGAAACCGGCGCGGCGTTCAGCGCGCAACCGTTCGACCATCTGGTGTTCACGGGCAGCACGCAGGTCGCGCACCATGTGATGCGAGCGGCGTCGGACAATCTGGTGCCCGTGACGCTCGAACTCGGCGGCAAGTCGCCGGTTCTCGTGGGTAACGACGCCGATCTCGCCCTCGCGGCGCAACGCGTTCTCACGGTCAAGACCTTCAACGCGGGTCAGATCTGCCTCTCGCCGGACTATGTGCTGATTCCAGCGACCCGCGCCGATGCCTTCGTGCAGCACGCAAAAGCAGCCGTTGCACAGATGTATCCGACGATGCGCGAGAACCCCGATTACACCGCGATGATCAACGTGCGCGGATTCGAGCGGCAACTGGCGCTCGTCGAGGATGCGCGTCGGAACGGCGCCGAGGTGGTGAATCTCGGACCCACTGGCGAAGACCTCTCCGACCCGGCTGTGCGCAAGATGGCGCCGACGATCGTTCGGAATGCAAACGACTCCATGCGCGTAATGCAGGAGGAAATCTTCGGCCCCGTGCTGCCCGTGGTGACCTACGAAACGCTCGACGAAGCGCTGGCGTATATCAACGCCCGTCCAAGGCCGCTGGCGCTTTATCACTTCGGCAACGACGCCCTGGAACAACACGAGGTGGCGAGCCGGACCACCTCTGGCGCGCTCGTCGTCAACGATGCGATGACCCACGTGTTTTTCGACTCGCTGCCTTTCGGCGGTGTCGGGGCGTCCGGCATGGGCCATTACCACGGCGAATATGGTTACCGCACATTCAGCCATGCGAAACCCGTTGTCGTACAAAGCGCCGGCAGCGAGTCGAATCTCCTGATGCGCGCGCCTTATCTGGCAGCTACCGAAGCCGCCGTCAACGGGATGATCGACGCCTGAGGCATCGGCACCGGCTGGCCGCGCGCGTAAAGCAGCCAGCGGCCAGCGCGCATGATGCATCGCATCATCAGCACCTCGCACACTGACCCGCATTACTCATCCTGCCTCGCCGCAGTTGTCGTATGATGGATTGAAAGCCAATCCATCATGTGCCCTCCTCTGAGCCGTTCAGCCGTGACTGAAGTGACAGAAGCGACGACCGTGGCGAGGCCACCTCTCCTGCTGACCACGAAGGTCATCGCGCCCCGCTTGCCCGCGGGCCTGGTCGATCGCCCACGCCTGAAGGCCTTGAGCGCGCAAGTGGAGCTACGGCGCATCACCCTCATCAAGGCGCCTGCCGGTTTCGGCAAAACGTCTCTCGCGCTCACCTGGCTCGACACGCTGCGTGCGAACGGCGCGCAGGTCGCGTGGCTTTCGCTCGACGCGGACGACGATGAACCCGCCCGGTACTTTCACTACCTTGCGCATGCCTTGCAGCGCGCGTGCCGCACCGTTGGCGTGTCCGCCATCGGCCTGACCGCCGAGTCGTGGTTCGTCCCGGCGAATTCGCTTGTCGCAACGCTCATCAACGAGCTCGCCGAGATCGACGACGAACTGCACGTCTTCATCGACGACTACCATCTGATCCACTCGGCGGCCATTCACGAAGCGATGTCGCTATTCATCGCCAATGTGCCCTCGAATGTGCACGTGGTGATCTGCACACGCACCGACCCGCCGCTGCCGCTGGCGAAGCTGCGCGCCGGCAACAGTCTCTGCGAGGTCGATGCGGCGGCGCTGCGATTCAATTTCGATGAGACGCGCCGCTTCGTCGAGCACGAGTGCCCTGGCAAGCTCGGCTTTGGCGATCTGAAGTCGCTTTATGCCACGACCGAAGGTTGGGCCGCCGCCTTGCGCATTTCGGCATCGGCATTAGCGCGGCAGGACCGCTCGCAGGGCTGGCAGCAGGACATGCAAGCAGGCCTGAAAGCAGGCCTGAAAGCGGGCCTAAACCCGGGCGGCGCGTCGAAGCCCGTATCCGACTACCTCGAAGACCTGCTTCAGCACCTGCCGCCGCAAACCCAGGCATTCATGCTGCGAAGCGCGATTCTCGAGCGGCTGAGCGCGCCGTTGTGCGAAGCGGTGACGGGCGTCGCGTCCAGCCAGGCCATGCTCGACGACATCGTCGCGCGCC
This genomic interval carries:
- the speB gene encoding agmatinase gives rise to the protein MERQFNQPLGGNEMPRFGGIATMMRLPQAETTEGLDVCFVGVPLDIGTSNRSGARFGPRQIRSESVLLRPYNMATRAAPFDSLQVADIGDVATNPYDLKDSIRLIEAAYDRIVETGCRPITLGGDHTIAWPILRALHKKYGKVAVVHIDAHADVNDTMFGEKIAHGTPFRRAVEDGLLQCDKVTQIGLRGTGYHAEDFDWCRKQGFTVVQAEACWNRSLAPLMEEVRARVGDTPVYLSFDIDGLDPAFAPGTGTPEVGGLTVQQGLEIVRGMKGLNVVGADLVEVSPPYDQAGTTALVGANLAFEMLCIMPGVAYR
- a CDS encoding aldehyde dehydrogenase family protein; amino-acid sequence: MATNTERQIDGEAFVLPAAMIAGATFCAADREVCSRICNAATGETIGWQEHATAEIVDRAVHAAHDALIAWRHTTPAARGKLLRKIAELLEADRARLAAMQMQVSGKPPFEADLDVSDAIATFTYYAGLCEDASVFAAEPVALPDDALLAERMHEPVGVAALIVPWNFPMVTTAWKLAPALAAGCTVVIKPSELTSPTEHMLAEIVSEAGVPDGVVNVVNGGGEVGAWLTTHPLVDKISFTGSTASGRKVMQAAAQDMKRLTLELGGKSALIVREDADVVQAVSLAVGGAFANAGQMCSATARILVHDNVYRKFMAAFETAVRAVVVAPPQGADVAMGPLISAAQHARVAALVAQGVEAGAQIAFAGQLDPACAEGFFMAPVVIAEPAADNVLWTDEIFGPVACVKSFRSDDEAIALANDTRYGLVATVVTSDEKAARRYKAQLRAGLVWVNTPQLIFPQVCWGGFGLSGIGRELGVAGLRSYQELRHTMGLRA
- a CDS encoding DUF2946 domain-containing protein; amino-acid sequence: MRRFHLRLGSLLGTLALLMATLAPVVSHLLSAQAMQMAPGTVERAPCGMPSMARHVHGASGEAGTHATPGDMQDCGYCSFFAHLPVVSGVPVALFVVGKLVQARIEAQFESVRLAAPASHIHARAPPLS
- a CDS encoding copper resistance protein CopC yields the protein MKLATLRTAVATVALVAAHLAWAHAYPKHQEPPAGSTAPATLDAVVIDFDDGLEPAFSSIDVTNAQGKSVIREKAKVDANNSKRMSVALNPLTPGKYSVVWVAVAADGHRTTGHYSFDVK
- a CDS encoding LysR family transcriptional regulator, which codes for MHFDFVDLRLLTALGETANLARAANLCHMSAPAASSRLKNLEDFLGVRLLYRTSQGMIPTPAGECFIRHALLMREQVERLAGDIEQFGSGMTGHIRVWTNTTAITGALPDTLGRFLCEHAHVNVELREAPSDDIVRGVTGNLADIGIVAGNIDAGQLEMLPYQNERLVLVTRPDHSLAQREAVNFAETLDNDFVDLPASSAIHAFVHRAAAALGRALRIRIEVGSFDAACRMIAAGAGIGIVPASVAWKHARVKDIVMVALKDEWAERHLNICVRSVAELPLFTRELVAMLAADVVDSTRRV
- a CDS encoding MFS transporter, translated to MAIVNSGARLDRLPISRFHWKILGLISAGAFLDAFDIYLANGALAAMVKTGFADLRVGSFFLSATFLGMMIGAGLSGYLGDRFGRRFSYQANLAIFGGASFIAAFAPNIYWLILLRFIMGVGLGAELVVAAGTLCEFVPPASRGRWTSLLALITNSGLLAATAVGYWVIPHLGWRYMFAIAGVGAIVVWALRHRMPESPRWLETVGRLEEAERTVTAIEQEVERHTGGALPPVTRVTSHESSAAPFSALFAPGMKGRTFVAALTAIAVNVSLYGFVAWLPAFFVNEGLSITRSLGFVFLMSFGAPMGAVVGFAVADRLGRRRALIASALVSIVLGYFYVQMRDPVAISVMGFALVTALYTVCTLGLFVYIPELFPTTHRLRGTGVAGTCGRAASMCTPYLAVLLYSQFGVSGVVAMVACVLVALCVALLLLRVEASGQTLEAVSAPGLQEAAIKQPESHHAF
- a CDS encoding LysR family transcriptional regulator, whose translation is MRKNLDYGLLHAMTAFVRVVDAGSFTAASEHMQLTTAQVSRLVSELENRLQTKLLQRTTRRMSVTSAGERYANQCRTILDLVAEAEGEAGGARMAPTGRLRVLCMASFGDRYVVPLVTKYCAQYPAVSVEYSASQYVPNLLAEGVDVSVYLTSSLPDSSLVAQRLGEVHGVLCATPGYLKRHGAPRTVADLAGHACLRLVNPSTTLHWELTDGKTTHSVQPEGPLVADKPEAVVQAACSGLGIALLPGFAAVDRIRSGELVHVLPQWRSPDVGVYVLMPSRKFLEAKTRAWVELLKAELPPALERDVIQITGKSVPKQRRARAATSPRSP